Below is a genomic region from Microbulbifer sp. ALW1.
AGGGATTCTATTTCGTTGAGTGTGCCCGCGCGTTTTTCCGCCTCAAACACGCGTGCGTGAGTATGGTTGGCTACCAGAACCCAGGCTTTTGACATGGTCGTTTACCTCTGTTTTTTCTGCGTATTACCGCATGGGGTTTACCACTGAATGGTAGGCCGGAAGCAGTCGTGTTCCTAGGCGATACACGGCTCGCACTTGGGTTGCGGCTCACTATCATTGCTGCAAAGCACAGAGTTTATCGCCGGGTTTGTCGCCAGGCGTAAGGTTTGCAGTGGGAGGTGTGAGATGAAAGTCGAACAAGCCATGCACCGGGGAGTCACCTGGTGCTCACCGGATACGCCGCTGCAGGAAGTAGCACAGTTGCTGCGGGATCACGATGTGGGCGCCATTCCGGTGGGCGAAAATGACCGGCTGATCGGAATGGTCACAGACCGGGATATAGCCTGCCGTGCGGTGGCCGAGGGCTGGGACCTGCGCAATAAATGCGCCCGCGACGTGATGACAGAAAACATTGAATACTGCTACGCCGATGAAAATATGGAGCAGGCGATCGAGCACATGGAGCATATGCAGATCCGCCGCTTGCCGGTGGTGGATGGGGCACGGCGCATGGTGGGTATGTTGAGTATGGGAGATATTTCCCATTCTGTGAACGACGACAGCTGTCACCGCTACGCCGCGGCCGTTTCCGCCCATCACTAGGGCGGGAGCCGACCGCTAAAAAAGTGCATCCTTGCACTCTCAAACGCCAGCCGGTGGGCGTATAACACCGGCTTGTCCCTGGGTTTAGAGATGCGGTTTAACC
It encodes:
- a CDS encoding CBS domain-containing protein, producing MKVEQAMHRGVTWCSPDTPLQEVAQLLRDHDVGAIPVGENDRLIGMVTDRDIACRAVAEGWDLRNKCARDVMTENIEYCYADENMEQAIEHMEHMQIRRLPVVDGARRMVGMLSMGDISHSVNDDSCHRYAAAVSAHH